A window of the Mucilaginibacter sp. cycad4 genome harbors these coding sequences:
- a CDS encoding zinc-binding dehydrogenase, with protein sequence MAIICKAAIANGKGGFSVQDIVVNEPKDDEVLVKIKAAGLCHTDHDSLSWGKQIIIGHEGAGIVVSVGKNVSSILPGDKVILNWAMHCGRCFQCLEGNQHLCEVASPVAAGGNGYTPGHAGLNGTTLNGDPILRSFNIGTIAGYTLVKESAVVKNTSETMSFPAASIISCGVMTGYGSVVNAAKLKAGALAVVLGTGGVGLNVVQAAKIAGAEKIIAIDINPNRLEMAVKFGATHTILAAKDDTGLLKAAGEVRKLTDGRGADYAFECTAIPELGAAPLAMVRNAGTAVQVSGIEQEVTIDMRLFEWDKIYLNPLYGKCRPQIDFPDIVQLYADGHLLLEEMITRTYSINELDKAFDDMLKGRNAKGVIVFD encoded by the coding sequence ATGGCTATAATATGCAAGGCAGCTATTGCCAATGGAAAGGGTGGTTTTTCGGTACAGGATATTGTGGTGAACGAACCGAAAGATGATGAAGTGCTGGTTAAAATAAAAGCAGCGGGACTTTGCCATACCGATCATGACTCGTTAAGCTGGGGAAAGCAGATCATTATAGGCCATGAAGGTGCCGGTATTGTGGTTTCGGTTGGAAAAAATGTTAGCAGTATATTACCCGGCGATAAGGTGATCTTAAACTGGGCCATGCACTGCGGCAGATGCTTTCAGTGCCTTGAGGGTAACCAGCATTTGTGTGAAGTAGCCTCGCCGGTTGCAGCCGGCGGCAATGGCTACACTCCGGGCCATGCCGGTCTTAATGGCACAACACTTAATGGCGACCCCATTTTAAGGTCTTTTAATATTGGTACTATAGCCGGATATACTTTGGTAAAAGAGTCGGCAGTGGTAAAAAACACTTCGGAAACCATGTCATTCCCTGCGGCAAGTATTATCAGTTGCGGTGTAATGACAGGTTATGGATCTGTGGTGAATGCCGCTAAACTAAAAGCCGGGGCATTGGCTGTAGTACTGGGTACCGGTGGTGTAGGTCTTAATGTGGTGCAGGCTGCAAAGATCGCCGGGGCAGAAAAGATCATCGCTATTGATATAAATCCCAATCGCCTTGAAATGGCCGTTAAGTTTGGTGCAACCCACACTATTTTAGCCGCCAAAGATGATACCGGCCTGCTTAAAGCTGCCGGGGAAGTAAGAAAACTTACTGATGGCCGCGGGGCCGATTATGCTTTTGAATGCACAGCTATTCCCGAATTAGGCGCAGCCCCCTTAGCCATGGTGCGCAATGCCGGCACGGCAGTTCAGGTAAGCGGTATTGAACAGGAGGTCACCATTGATATGCGCCTTTTTGAGTGGGATAAAATTTATCTGAACCCCCTCTATGGTAAATGCCGCCCGCAGATTGATTTTCCGGACATAGTACAATTGTACGCCGATGGGCACTTATTACTTGAAGAAATGATTACACGTACATATTCTATAAACGAACTTGATAAAGCTTTTGACGACATGCTGAAAGGCAGAAACGCTAAAGGGGTTATCGTGTTCGACTAA
- a CDS encoding alpha-amylase family glycosyl hydrolase, with protein MKLNKLFILGCLSFGLISSGVNAMPGVPGNNEIIYHIFQRSFYDSNGDYHGDLNGIRQKLDYLQELGITSILLTPLYESVFYHNYFAIDFEKIDPKYGSHADYLKLIKELHRRGMKFYMDMETQYVTEDSRWWKEAFGNPKSPYSDYILWDDKDNKKPSTIVYNLTGLKGYDSVTRKITTANLNSEASKAYNLKLFSYWIDPNGDGKFDDGVDGFRLDHMMDDLDNKGRLPHLFDTFWNPLLTKLRSINPQIKIVAEQANWFSLGTEYLERGGVDRVFGLRLCFAIRSFDKKLLLANADSTLAMLPPGKQQVVFIENHDVPRFSYAVKGNLAKLKVGCAFNLLMGGIPSIYYGQELGMTGTTANFGATDANEIPDREAFEWYKSDTGKGMALWYKQTGPWKDQFNNDKPNDGISLEEEKQEPNSLWHYYKKMIAIRKANPAFVDGGYKTINNDNDHVFTFMRKDAGQMILVAINLADKEASVNIDTDGKPVNIIGEAKPKLKAGKLAVNLPAFGVGAWEISPL; from the coding sequence ATGAAACTAAACAAGCTGTTTATCCTGGGCTGTTTATCGTTTGGTTTAATTTCCTCCGGCGTTAATGCCATGCCCGGCGTGCCGGGTAACAACGAGATTATTTACCATATATTTCAGCGAAGCTTTTATGATAGCAACGGCGATTATCACGGCGACCTGAACGGCATCCGCCAAAAACTTGATTATTTGCAGGAGCTTGGCATAACATCCATACTGCTTACCCCACTTTATGAATCTGTTTTTTACCATAATTATTTTGCTATCGATTTTGAAAAGATCGACCCGAAATATGGCTCCCATGCCGATTATCTCAAACTGATTAAAGAGCTGCACCGCCGGGGGATGAAATTTTATATGGATATGGAAACCCAGTATGTTACTGAAGATTCCCGCTGGTGGAAGGAGGCTTTCGGAAACCCCAAGTCGCCATACAGCGATTATATTTTATGGGATGATAAAGACAACAAAAAGCCATCAACCATAGTATATAACCTTACCGGGCTAAAAGGCTATGACAGCGTAACGCGTAAAATAACTACCGCAAACCTTAACAGCGAGGCTTCAAAAGCATATAACCTTAAACTGTTCAGCTACTGGATAGATCCCAATGGCGATGGTAAATTTGACGATGGGGTAGATGGTTTCCGGCTTGACCATATGATGGACGACCTGGATAATAAAGGTCGCCTTCCGCACTTATTCGATACTTTCTGGAACCCATTATTAACCAAACTCCGCTCCATTAACCCTCAAATAAAGATCGTAGCCGAACAAGCCAACTGGTTTAGCCTTGGCACCGAATACCTGGAACGCGGAGGCGTTGACCGGGTATTTGGCTTGCGGCTTTGCTTTGCTATCCGGTCGTTTGATAAAAAGCTGCTTTTAGCCAATGCCGACTCAACACTGGCCATGCTGCCTCCCGGCAAACAACAGGTGGTATTTATCGAGAATCATGATGTACCTCGCTTTAGTTACGCAGTAAAGGGCAATTTGGCTAAACTGAAAGTTGGCTGCGCTTTTAACCTGCTGATGGGCGGCATCCCTTCCATTTACTACGGCCAGGAGTTGGGGATGACCGGCACCACGGCAAACTTCGGCGCTACCGATGCCAATGAGATCCCCGACAGGGAAGCCTTTGAATGGTACAAAAGCGATACGGGCAAAGGCATGGCCCTGTGGTATAAACAAACCGGCCCCTGGAAAGATCAGTTCAATAACGATAAGCCTAATGATGGCATTTCACTTGAAGAAGAAAAACAGGAGCCTAATTCATTATGGCATTACTATAAAAAAATGATCGCTATCCGCAAGGCCAATCCGGCATTTGTTGACGGCGGCTATAAAACCATCAATAATGACAATGATCATGTTTTTACTTTTATGAGGAAGGACGCCGGGCAAATGATACTGGTGGCGATAAACCTGGCAGATAAAGAAGCCAGCGTAAATATTGATACCGACGGAAAACCGGTTAATATTATTGGTGAAGCAAAACCGAAGCTGAAAGCGGGGAAGCTGGCGGTAAATTTACCGGCGTTTGGAGTTGGGGCATGGGAGATCAGCCCCCTCTAA
- a CDS encoding gluconate 2-dehydrogenase subunit 3 family protein, with amino-acid sequence MNRRDSLKALGLGTLSAGLLLEACKTDTKKGAEETTTAAAGDEAGRQPFEVERDKKLHADKFFTATEMATITVLADIIIPKDDKSGSASDAKVPDFIEFIVKDMPDHQTPMRGGLRWLDLQCLNRFGKPFTDCSKDQQIQLIDMIAYPKKAKPEMAQGVAFFNRMRDLTASGFFTSEIGVKDIGYAGNQPGKWTGVPDDILKHYGMENVKASASM; translated from the coding sequence ATGAACAGACGTGACTCCCTTAAAGCCCTTGGCTTAGGAACACTTTCGGCAGGATTATTACTGGAGGCCTGTAAAACCGATACTAAAAAAGGCGCGGAAGAAACAACCACCGCAGCAGCCGGCGACGAAGCAGGCCGCCAGCCTTTTGAGGTTGAGCGTGACAAGAAACTGCATGCCGATAAATTTTTTACTGCCACCGAAATGGCTACCATCACTGTACTGGCCGATATCATTATCCCTAAGGATGATAAATCGGGCAGCGCATCAGATGCCAAGGTTCCTGACTTCATTGAGTTTATTGTAAAAGATATGCCCGATCACCAAACCCCGATGCGTGGTGGTTTACGCTGGCTGGATTTACAGTGCCTTAACCGCTTCGGCAAGCCATTTACCGATTGCAGCAAAGATCAGCAGATCCAGCTAATTGATATGATTGCTTACCCCAAAAAGGCCAAACCAGAAATGGCCCAGGGCGTCGCTTTCTTCAACCGCATGCGTGATCTTACCGCTTCGGGCTTTTTCACCAGCGAAATCGGCGTGAAAGATATTGGCTACGCAGGTAACCAACCCGGCAAATGGACAGGCGTACCTGATGACATCCTGAAGCATTACGGCATGGAAAATGTGAAAGCTTCGGCTTCGATGTAA
- a CDS encoding GMC family oxidoreductase: MSDLQIKKSSATYDVVIVGSGAGGGMAGYVLANAGIKVLMLEAGAYFDPAKDSQQLKWPWESPRRGAGTTRPFGDFDAAFGGWQIDGEPYTTKDKTEFFWFRSRMLGGRTNHWGRISLRMGPRDFQAKDGLTDDWPITYDDVKPYYDKVDRMIGVYGTKEGLENEPDGIFLPPPKPRLNELYIVKGAQKAGVKIIPGRGSVLTEALPGNKDRGACFFCGQCGRSCKVYGDFSASSCLVIPAIKTGNLKVITNAMVREVITNAEGLAVGVSYVNKEDLQEYQVNAKTVILGASAGESARILLNSKSAQHPGGLANSSGVVGHYLHDSTGSSAGGFLPQLMDRKRYNEDGVGSVHIYSPWWLDNKKLDFPRGYHIEYGGGLHMPSYGFSGGIQNMNGVVPGRDGKMKEAGGYGASLKDDYRRFYGTQFGMAGRGTAIARYDNYCEIDPNVVDKYGIPVLRFHYKWAPDEIKQAKHMQETFQEIMHNMGGAIYGGPQGPETNYGLEAPGKIIHEVGTIRMGNDPKKSALNKWCQAHDCKNLFVVDAAPFVQQGDKNATWTILALSMRTAEYIIQERKKLNV; the protein is encoded by the coding sequence ATGAGCGATCTGCAAATTAAAAAATCATCAGCCACCTATGATGTGGTGATTGTTGGTTCGGGTGCCGGTGGGGGTATGGCCGGTTACGTTTTGGCCAACGCCGGGATAAAAGTTTTGATGCTTGAGGCCGGTGCTTACTTTGACCCTGCTAAAGATTCACAACAATTAAAATGGCCATGGGAGTCGCCACGCCGTGGTGCCGGTACAACCCGCCCTTTCGGAGATTTTGACGCTGCCTTTGGCGGCTGGCAAATTGATGGTGAGCCTTATACCACAAAAGATAAAACAGAATTTTTCTGGTTCCGCTCGCGGATGCTGGGCGGCCGTACCAATCACTGGGGCCGGATCTCGTTAAGGATGGGCCCGCGTGATTTTCAGGCCAAAGACGGCCTTACCGATGACTGGCCAATCACCTACGACGATGTAAAACCATACTATGATAAGGTTGACCGTATGATTGGTGTTTACGGCACAAAAGAAGGTTTGGAGAATGAGCCGGATGGCATCTTCCTCCCTCCACCCAAACCAAGACTTAATGAGTTGTACATTGTAAAAGGCGCTCAAAAAGCTGGTGTTAAAATTATCCCGGGCCGTGGTTCGGTATTAACAGAAGCTTTGCCGGGTAATAAAGACCGAGGTGCATGTTTCTTCTGCGGGCAATGCGGTCGCAGTTGTAAAGTTTACGGCGATTTCTCGGCGTCATCATGTTTGGTGATCCCGGCCATTAAAACAGGTAACTTAAAGGTGATCACCAACGCCATGGTGCGCGAGGTAATCACCAATGCCGAAGGCCTGGCCGTTGGCGTATCGTACGTTAATAAAGAAGATCTGCAGGAGTACCAGGTTAACGCCAAAACGGTTATCCTTGGTGCAAGTGCCGGCGAATCGGCCAGGATCCTGCTCAACTCAAAATCTGCCCAGCACCCGGGTGGTTTGGCAAACAGCAGCGGTGTTGTTGGTCATTACCTGCATGACTCTACCGGTTCAAGCGCAGGTGGTTTCCTTCCGCAACTGATGGACCGCAAGCGTTATAATGAAGACGGCGTGGGTAGTGTGCATATCTACTCGCCATGGTGGCTTGATAATAAAAAACTGGACTTTCCTCGCGGTTACCACATTGAATATGGGGGTGGCTTGCACATGCCATCATATGGTTTTAGTGGTGGGATCCAGAATATGAACGGTGTTGTGCCGGGCCGCGATGGTAAAATGAAAGAGGCCGGTGGTTACGGCGCATCGTTAAAGGATGATTACCGTCGTTTTTATGGTACCCAGTTTGGCATGGCCGGTCGTGGTACAGCTATTGCCCGTTATGATAACTATTGCGAAATTGATCCCAACGTAGTAGACAAATACGGCATCCCGGTATTGCGTTTCCACTACAAATGGGCCCCTGATGAAATTAAACAGGCTAAGCACATGCAGGAAACCTTCCAGGAAATAATGCACAACATGGGTGGCGCAATCTATGGCGGACCTCAAGGGCCTGAAACCAATTACGGTTTGGAAGCCCCGGGTAAGATCATCCACGAAGTAGGTACCATCCGTATGGGTAACGATCCTAAAAAATCAGCCTTAAATAAATGGTGCCAGGCGCATGATTGTAAAAACCTGTTTGTAGTTGATGCCGCTCCCTTTGTACAGCAGGGCGATAAAAACGCAACGTGGACTATCCTTGCCTTATCAATGCGTACCGCAGAATACATTATCCAGGAAAGAAAAAAATTAAACGTTTAA
- a CDS encoding DUF1080 domain-containing protein: MKKIMLGLMAIPALCLSASAQTKGYTPLFDGKTTTGWHTYLKKDATAWKVVDGTLQLDPKAEGQGDLVTDGEYENYELVLDWNISKEGNSGVIFGVHEDPQFGDTYLTGIEMQVLDNKDASDNKKANHLAGSLYDMKAPSKDVAKPAGEWNKVKLRKKDGQLTFWLNGTKIVDVKIGSEEWTQLLNNSKFKTWKGFAAYPKGHIALQDHGHLVSFRNIGIKEL, translated from the coding sequence ATGAAAAAGATCATGCTTGGCCTGATGGCCATCCCGGCACTTTGTTTGTCGGCGTCGGCACAAACCAAGGGTTACACTCCCCTGTTCGATGGTAAAACCACCACCGGATGGCACACTTATCTTAAAAAAGACGCTACTGCCTGGAAAGTGGTTGACGGCACACTCCAGCTTGACCCTAAAGCCGAAGGCCAGGGCGATTTGGTTACCGATGGCGAGTATGAAAACTACGAGCTTGTTTTAGATTGGAACATCAGCAAGGAAGGGAACAGCGGTGTTATCTTCGGTGTGCATGAAGATCCTCAATTTGGCGATACCTACCTTACCGGCATTGAAATGCAGGTACTTGATAATAAAGATGCCAGCGACAATAAAAAAGCTAACCATCTTGCGGGTTCATTATATGATATGAAAGCTCCGTCAAAAGATGTGGCAAAACCTGCCGGCGAATGGAACAAAGTTAAATTGCGTAAAAAAGACGGCCAGCTTACTTTTTGGCTCAACGGAACCAAAATTGTTGATGTGAAAATTGGCAGCGAAGAGTGGACGCAATTATTAAATAACAGTAAGTTCAAAACATGGAAAGGCTTTGCCGCCTATCCTAAAGGGCACATTGCCTTGCAGGACCATGGCCATTTAGTTAGCTTCCGCAACATCGGCATTAAAGAGCTTTAA
- the hisS gene encoding histidine--tRNA ligase — protein sequence MASIKPSVPKGTRDFSPAEMVKRNYIFDTIKSVFRKYGYQQIETPTMENASTLTGKYGDEGDKLIFKILDSGDFLEKTNTYKALINQELFKSLESRDDFNFIAEFYKENQPEKYTEIWKIINETWKEDAVNLVKSFLVTKRLAPEISEKALRYDLTVPFARYVVQHQNEITFPFKRFQVQPVWRADRPQRGRYREFYQCDADVVGSDSLLNEAEFIMIYDEALTWLGLKDFSIKINNRKILSGIAQVIDKSDNIIDLTVAIDKLDKIGLDGVIKELLEKGFTDADIDKLKPVILLEGNNTEKLASLREALAQSEIGLKGCDEIEIVFGYIERCPLQTAKLELDITLARGLNYYTGAIFEVKTNEVNMGSIGGGGRYDDLTGMFGLKGLTGAGISFGADRIYDVLEELNLFPAGSNQTTQVLICNFDKEGELYSLPLLQQLRRNNINTELYPAGAKIKKQMEYANNKNIPYVVVIGGDEMQTGLLTFKDMASGVQEKLTADEIVTKLNRD from the coding sequence ATGGCATCCATTAAACCATCTGTACCCAAAGGCACCCGCGATTTTTCACCGGCCGAAATGGTGAAACGCAATTATATTTTCGATACGATTAAATCCGTTTTCCGCAAATACGGCTATCAGCAGATAGAAACGCCGACTATGGAAAACGCATCAACCTTGACTGGTAAATATGGGGATGAGGGAGACAAACTTATCTTCAAAATCTTAGATAGTGGAGATTTTCTTGAAAAAACAAATACTTATAAGGCATTAATAAATCAAGAGCTCTTCAAAAGTTTAGAATCTCGAGATGATTTTAATTTTATAGCAGAATTTTACAAAGAAAATCAGCCAGAAAAGTATACGGAAATCTGGAAAATCATAAATGAAACATGGAAAGAGGATGCAGTAAATTTAGTTAAATCTTTTTTAGTAACTAAACGTTTGGCACCCGAAATCTCCGAAAAAGCCCTCCGCTACGACCTAACCGTGCCATTTGCCCGTTATGTTGTTCAACACCAAAACGAGATCACTTTTCCGTTCAAGCGTTTCCAGGTGCAGCCGGTTTGGCGTGCCGACAGGCCTCAGCGTGGCCGCTACCGTGAGTTTTACCAGTGCGACGCTGACGTAGTTGGCTCTGATTCCCTGCTGAATGAGGCTGAATTTATTATGATCTATGACGAGGCTTTAACCTGGCTTGGCTTGAAAGATTTCAGCATTAAGATCAATAATAGAAAAATACTATCGGGCATTGCACAAGTTATAGATAAATCTGATAATATTATTGATTTGACTGTAGCTATCGACAAGCTGGACAAGATCGGTCTTGATGGCGTGATCAAAGAACTGCTTGAAAAAGGGTTTACCGATGCGGACATCGACAAACTAAAACCTGTTATCCTGCTTGAGGGCAACAATACAGAAAAGCTTGCAAGCCTTCGCGAAGCGTTGGCTCAATCAGAAATCGGCTTAAAAGGCTGCGATGAAATAGAAATCGTTTTCGGCTATATAGAACGTTGCCCGCTGCAAACCGCAAAGTTGGAACTGGACATTACGCTTGCCCGCGGATTGAACTACTACACCGGCGCCATCTTCGAGGTGAAAACCAACGAAGTAAATATGGGCAGCATCGGCGGCGGCGGCAGGTACGACGACCTTACCGGCATGTTTGGATTAAAAGGCCTTACCGGCGCAGGCATCTCCTTCGGGGCCGACAGGATCTACGATGTACTGGAAGAGCTAAACCTTTTCCCGGCCGGCAGCAACCAAACCACACAGGTACTTATATGCAATTTCGATAAAGAAGGCGAACTTTATAGTTTACCTCTATTACAGCAGCTCCGTCGCAACAATATCAACACCGAGCTTTATCCCGCGGGAGCTAAAATCAAAAAGCAGATGGAGTACGCCAACAACAAAAACATCCCTTATGTGGTGGTTATCGGCGGCGATGAAATGCAAACAGGCTTATTGACATTTAAAGATATGGCAAGCGGGGTACAGGAGAAATTAACGGCGGATGAGATTGTAACGAAACTGAACCGGGATTAA